From Rutidosis leptorrhynchoides isolate AG116_Rl617_1_P2 chromosome 3, CSIRO_AGI_Rlap_v1, whole genome shotgun sequence, a single genomic window includes:
- the LOC139897896 gene encoding zinc finger CCCH domain-containing protein 18-like — protein MDFSESTKIVYDRIQKLEPEKVSKIIGYLMLQDHGEKEMIRLAFGPDNLIQSLINEAKFHFNSTVSIPIPPSGPTKFTPLTVYPASFPDNYHFQNQLQFLSLDDHMDPANGSNFVNSYCYSEPTSSPRIKICHYFMKGGCRHGNSCKYSHGNEIFSPVGFIEDDNVFSLWSLRKLEMELTQLLKSRRGLPVSIASLPMLYYQMFGKTLQAEGYLTESQRHGKAGYSLTKLLARLKRITLIDRPHGQHSVILTDDVTKYMDYNGDKYEQGGIVAGSKQIYLTFPAESTFTEQDVSNYFKKFGPVNDVRIPCQQKRMFGFVTFAFGETVKEILNKGNPHFVCGARILVKPYREKSREDKKVVDKFRYNMYNGANSLDAESVSRICDNLTSLELSSRPKNQLCFGYSLEELRISEEQFGQLFDVFNNGQDNDERVRMIDTIYHDQENNQGPNLPDSPFASVLGAGISTAT, from the exons ATGGACTTCTCAGAATCTACAAAAATTGTATACGATAGGATCCAGAAACTAGAACCCGAAAAGGTGTCCAAGATTATTGGTTATCTCATGTTACAAGATCATGGTGAAAAAGAGATGATAAGATTAGCTTTTGGCCCTGATAATTTAATCCAATCTTTAATCAATGAAGCCAAATTTCACTTCAATTCAACAGTTTCGATCCCAATTCCACCTTCGGGGCCCACAAAGTTTACACCTTTAACCGTTTATCCAGCTTCGTTTCCTGATAATTACCACTTTCAAAACCAACTTCAATTCTTGTCATTAGATGATCATATGGATCCTGCAAACGGGTCGAATTTTGTTAACAGTTATTGTTACTCTGAACCTACATCGAGTCCTAGAATCAAGATTTGTCATTACTTCATGAAAGGTGGTTGTAGGCATGGAAATAGTTGTAAATATTCTCATGGTAATGAGATATTTAGCCCGGTAGGTTTTATCGAGGACGATAACGTCTTTTCACTTTGGTCCCTCCGAAAACTAGAGATGGAACTCACTCAACTATTGAAATCTAGAAGAGGGCTCCCTGTTTCTATCGCGTCGTTACCTATGTTGTATTACCAAATGTTTGGGAAAACGCTTCAAGCCGAAGGGTATTTGACCGAAAGTCAACGACATGGGAAAGCGGGTTATAGTTTGACCAAGCTTCTCGCACGGCTCAAGCGAATAACATTAATTGATAGGCCGCACGGGCAACATTCAGTTATTTTAACAGATGATGTCACTAAATATATGGATTACAACGGAGATAAATATGAACAAGGAGGTATAGTTGCGGGTTCTAAGCAGATATATCTAACGTTCCCGGCTGAAAGTACTTTCACAGAGCAAGATGTTTCGAACTATTTCAA AAAATTTGGGCCTGTTAATGATGTGAGGATACCATGTCAACAAAAAAGAATGTTTGGTTTTGTAACGTTTGCTTTCGGGGAGACAGTTAAGGAGATTTTGAACAAAGGCAACCCGCATTTTGTGTGCGGTGCACGAATTTTGGTCAAACCGTATCGCGAAAAGTCAAGGGAAGATAA GAAAGTTGTGGACAAATTTAGGTATAACATGTACAATGGTGCTAACAGTCTTGATGCTGAATCAG TGTCTAGAATTTGTGATAATTTGACATCACTCGAGTTATCATCAAGACCCAAGAACCAGTTGTGTTTTGGGTACTCACTTGAAGAGTTGCGGATATCAGAAG AGCAATTTGGTCAGCTGTTTGATGTTTTCAACAATGGCCAAGATAACGACGAAAGAGTTAGGATGATAGATACCATATACCATGATCAAGAGAA CAACCAGGGACCGAATCTACCAGATAGTCCATTTGCATCTGTACTAGGAGCTGGAATTTCGACAGCCACATAA
- the LOC139901487 gene encoding uncharacterized protein, translated as MEAIRAMGVEVKVFGDIVPKQSDSWGWKFLLELRGKVKHHIGSEVVNGSTKFHWITNGGQLVHYSTQQVWKDLKVNRNTVSWYDVVWFKGFDPKQAFILWLAILKRLNTQDRIMKWMPAQDLRCVFCGREADSVEHLFFKCEFTVKIWRFLKSKLLYRGLPDELQGIIQGIALYPFKRNVWCILNGWVVEACVYFVWQERNYRNFRKESRSIDGLCRVICSFIQSKMLTFKVKQSRAVKMVEDIWEIKW; from the exons ATGGAAGCGATAAGAGCAATGGGAGTGGAG GTCAAAGTTTTTGGGGATATTGTTCCTAAGCAAAGTGATAGTTGGGGATGGAAGTTTCTACTTGAATTAAGAGGTAAAGTCAAACACCACATTGGGTCAGAAGTGGTCAATGGCAGTACTAAGTTTCATTGGATTACTAATGGAGGTCAACTTGTTCATTATTCTACCCAACAAGTTTGGAAGGATTTAAAAGTAAATAGAAATACTGTGAGTTGGTATGATGTGGTTTGGTTTAAGGGTTTTGACCCAAAACAGGCCTTCATTCTTTGGTTGGCAATTTTAAAAAGACTCAATACTCAGGACAGGATAATGAAGTGGATGCCTGCTCAAGATCTAAGGTGTGTGTTTTGTGGCAGAGAAGCGGATTCTGTAGAGCATTTGTTTTTTAAATGTGAATTTACTGTGAAAATTTGGAGATTTTTGAAGAGTAAACTCTTGTATAGAGGATTGCCTGATGAGTTGCAGGGAATTATTCAAGGTATTGCTTTGTATCCTTTCAAAAGGAATGTTTGGTGTATTCTAAATGGGTGGGTGGTTGAAGCTTGTGTATACTTTGTATGGCAGGAAAGGAATTACAGAAATTTCAGAAAAGAATCAAGATCTATTGATGGATTATGCAGGGTTATTTGCAGTTTTATTCAAAGTAAAATGTTGACTTTTAAGGTCAAACAGTCAAGAGCAGTCAAAATGGTGGAAGATATTTGGGAGATCAAATGGTAG